Proteins encoded together in one Mycoplasma miroungirhinis window:
- the lpdA gene encoding dihydrolipoyl dehydrogenase, whose protein sequence is MNKYNGTVDAEYDLIVIGAGPGGYLAAEEAGKHGLKSLIIEKVYWGGVCLNVGCIPTKALLHAAEEFHKLSTGSLEALGFSYDKTTAKLDWTKLNEQKSKTVNKLTSGIKMLMKGSKVDVVQDTAEFLDSHTVKANDKVYKGKYMIYAMGGHSRRLDLPGFEEAYKLGKVVTSTSLINYPTQPETLTIIGGGVIGVEFAQIFANAGTKVTILQNLDRVVAQLDKDVTDELQKHLKSKGVEFIFNTTIKAFENDEVVYEKDGQELRIKSDVVLASVGRVPNTGFISETGVELGARGEILVNDMMHTNVENVYAIGDITAQNMLAHVAYKHALVAVYDILRKENKTQRMITFNPNTVPACIYTDPEIANVGLTEAKAKELQIPHIAAKYQYGFVGKAIAAHKDYGFSKLIIHQENGKILGAEIIGANSTDMIAEVALLMDKELTVFDLVDTIHPHPTFNEIIWETARQAVHKLGK, encoded by the coding sequence ATGAATAAATATAATGGGACAGTTGATGCCGAATACGATTTAATTGTAATCGGAGCAGGTCCTGGTGGATATTTAGCTGCTGAAGAAGCTGGAAAACACGGATTAAAAAGCTTAATTATTGAAAAAGTATACTGAGGTGGTGTTTGTTTAAACGTTGGATGTATTCCTACTAAAGCTCTTTTACATGCAGCAGAAGAATTTCATAAACTTTCAACAGGAAGTTTAGAAGCATTAGGATTTAGTTATGATAAAACAACAGCAAAATTAGACTGAACTAAATTAAATGAACAAAAATCTAAAACTGTTAATAAATTAACAAGTGGTATAAAAATGTTAATGAAAGGATCAAAAGTTGATGTTGTTCAAGATACTGCAGAATTTTTAGATAGTCACACTGTAAAAGCAAATGATAAAGTATACAAAGGAAAATACATGATCTATGCTATGGGTGGACACTCAAGAAGATTAGATTTACCAGGATTTGAAGAAGCATATAAATTAGGTAAAGTAGTAACTTCAACAAGTTTAATTAATTATCCTACACAACCTGAAACATTAACAATTATTGGTGGAGGAGTTATCGGAGTTGAATTCGCACAAATATTTGCTAATGCAGGAACAAAAGTTACAATTCTACAAAACTTAGATCGTGTTGTTGCTCAATTAGATAAAGATGTAACAGATGAATTACAAAAACACTTAAAATCAAAAGGTGTAGAATTTATATTCAATACAACAATTAAAGCATTTGAAAATGATGAAGTTGTTTATGAAAAAGATGGACAAGAATTAAGAATTAAATCAGATGTTGTTTTAGCATCAGTTGGACGTGTTCCAAACACAGGATTTATTTCAGAAACAGGTGTTGAATTAGGTGCAAGAGGAGAAATTCTTGTAAATGATATGATGCATACAAATGTTGAAAATGTTTATGCAATTGGTGATATTACAGCTCAAAATATGTTAGCTCACGTTGCATATAAACATGCATTAGTTGCTGTATATGACATTTTAAGAAAAGAAAATAAAACTCAAAGAATGATTACATTTAATCCAAATACAGTTCCAGCATGTATTTATACAGATCCAGAAATTGCTAATGTAGGATTAACAGAAGCTAAAGCAAAAGAATTACAAATTCCACATATTGCTGCAAAATACCAATATGGATTTGTAGGAAAAGCTATTGCTGCACACAAAGACTACGGATTTTCAAAATTAATTATTCATCAAGAAAATGGAAAAATTTTAGGTGCTGAAATTATTGGAGCTAATTCAACAGATATGATAGCAGAAGTTGCTTTATTAATGGACAAAGAATTAACAGTGTTTGATTTAGTTGATACAATCCACCCACACCCAACATTTAACGAAATCATTTGAGAAACAGCTCGTCAAGCAGTTCATAAATTAGGGAAATAG
- a CDS encoding ABC transporter ATP-binding protein: MLEPNTIVEIKNLTFKYTTKQKNNDLEISHIKIPENKIISLLGPSGSGKTTLLNIILGFLKPSQGEVIIKNNPETHEIAYIMQENSVYESVNVFNNIFLSAVNSTKWVVETRINYFHNLYNNSPEKVTQKAWNSLENYQKSTIFDSQNHRWKNILNSKWKYLELIFSFIFNTTIKNKLKIIIQSKLKKLFKNELNSIAKKLDIDELLTKNVNDLSGGQKQRVAFAKGIIKKTQLVLMDEPFSALDAKIKESTIQWLLKIKKEFNLSIILVTHDQRDAINISDQIILLNKGKIQQFSTSDQLYYDPNNIFVAKFIGSPEINFIKEDENFSYYIRHNKMQVTLDENGKYSVIFKKHFGDLILYTIKVNETLNWNIILQNADIDINKKINILYDEKDLIKFDKQGQRVYEK; the protein is encoded by the coding sequence ATGTTAGAACCTAATACAATTGTAGAAATCAAAAACTTAACTTTCAAATATACAACAAAACAAAAAAATAATGATTTAGAAATTTCCCATATCAAAATTCCTGAAAATAAAATTATTTCACTTTTAGGACCTTCAGGATCAGGAAAAACAACACTTTTAAATATTATTCTTGGTTTTTTAAAACCATCCCAAGGAGAAGTAATAATAAAAAATAATCCAGAAACTCACGAAATTGCTTATATTATGCAAGAAAACTCAGTATATGAAAGTGTAAATGTCTTTAATAATATTTTTTTAAGTGCAGTAAATAGTACAAAATGAGTAGTTGAAACGCGAATTAATTATTTTCATAATTTATATAACAATAGTCCAGAAAAAGTTACTCAAAAAGCTTGAAATTCTTTAGAAAATTATCAAAAATCAACTATTTTTGATTCTCAAAATCATAGATGAAAAAACATATTAAACTCAAAGTGAAAATATTTAGAATTAATTTTTAGTTTTATATTTAATACTACTATAAAAAATAAATTAAAAATTATTATTCAATCAAAACTCAAAAAACTTTTTAAAAATGAATTAAACTCTATTGCAAAAAAATTAGACATTGATGAATTATTAACTAAAAATGTAAATGATTTATCAGGAGGGCAAAAACAAAGAGTTGCTTTTGCAAAAGGAATTATTAAAAAAACTCAGCTGGTTTTAATGGATGAACCTTTTAGTGCATTAGATGCAAAAATTAAAGAATCAACTATACAATGGCTACTAAAAATTAAAAAAGAATTCAATTTAAGTATTATTTTAGTTACTCATGACCAAAGAGATGCAATAAATATAAGTGACCAAATTATCTTATTAAATAAAGGAAAAATACAACAATTTAGCACAAGCGATCAACTTTATTATGATCCTAATAATATCTTTGTTGCTAAATTTATAGGATCACCAGAAATTAATTTTATAAAAGAAGATGAAAACTTTTCTTATTACATTAGACATAATAAAATGCAAGTAACTTTAGATGAAAATGGAAAATATAGTGTTATTTTCAAAAAACATTTTGGTGATTTAATTTTATACACAATCAAAGTAAATGAGACTTTAAACTGAAATATCAT